The proteins below are encoded in one region of Zootoca vivipara chromosome 10, rZooViv1.1, whole genome shotgun sequence:
- the SLC26A3 gene encoding chloride anion exchanger has translation MVEPVGNQYVVARPLYSDLAFDEEHQKVPRYHKNFVDHLRACFSCTPQKAKKVALNLFPVISWLPAYRFKDWILSDIVSGISTGLVAVLQGLAFALLVNIPPGYGLYAAFFPVIIYFFFGSSRHISVGPFPVLSLMVGGAVIRIVPDPVGNSTLANSTLMDEINQKRVVVAASVTVLAGIFQLLLGVLRVGFIVIYLSQSLISGFTTAAAIHVVVSQLKFIFQLTVPGYNVPLGIIWTLKGIFEQITKTNIADLVTALIILVIVFVVKELNERYKTKLPAPIPIELIVTVIATGLSYGCDFKGKFQVDTVGKLERGFQAPFSPDISIFESCVGDGFAIAIVGFAVAFSVAKVYSIKHDYPIDANQELIAFGIGNVFGGAFKGFAASTSLSRSGVQESTGGKTQIAGLLSAVIVLIVILAIGHLLEPLQKSVLAALALGNLKGMLMQFKEIKILWGKDKYDCLIWIVSFLAGILLGLDLGLAAGVGFELLTVIFRAQFPKCTVLANVGRSDIYRNRKDYRDIYEPEGVKIFRCPSPIFFANIEFFKDKLTAAVGFKPLRVLRKRNKALRKIRRMLKKGELQVTPKGLICTVNGISDSDEELDNNSIEELDQPTDTRDLPVQIDWNSDLPPNIIVPKIDTHSVILDFSAVSFLDVSALRVLGETLKEFVRIDVDVYIVGAHDGVLDKLERCGFFDEEIKPSMFFLTIHDAVLYILLKKDLELSAPKYKPNMEKEGKDHYIINTNGLRSRELMAPSETKF, from the exons ATGGTGGAACCTGTTGGCAACCAGTATGTTGTGGCTCGGCCATTGTACTCAGACCTGGCATTTGATGAAGAGCATCAGAAAGTGCCCAGATACCATAAAAACTTTGTGGACCATCTCAGAGCATGCTTTAG CTGCACTCCACAAAAAGCAAAGAAAGTAGCTCTTAATTTGTTTCCTGTCATCTCCTGGCTACCTGCCTACCGCTTCAAGGACTGGATTCTCAGCGACATTGTTTCGGGAATTAGCACGGGGCTCGTAGCTGTTCTACAAG GTCTGGCATTTGCTTTGCTGGTAAATATTCCTCCAGGCTACGGACTCTATGCAGCCTTTTTCCCAGTGATTATATACTTTTTCTTTGGCTCTTCCAGACATATATCAGTTG GTCCTTTTCCTGTCCTGAGCTTGATGGTAGGAGGTGCCGTTATAAGAATAGTCCCAGACCCAGTGGGTAACAGCACACTAGCAAACAGTACGTTGATGGATGAGATCAATCAGAAGAGGGTCGTGGTGGCTGCATCAGTGACTGTGCTTGCGGGCATCTTTCAG ctgctgttgggtGTGCTGAGAGTCGGcttcattgttatttatttatcccaATCGTTAATAAGCGGATTCACTACAGCTGCAGCCATCCATGTTGTCGTGTCCCAACTGAAATTCATCTTTCAGCTGACAGTTCCTGGATATAATGTACCTTTGGGAATTATATGG ACGCTGAAAGGTATATTCGAGCAGATTACAAAAACGAACATTGCAGACCTTGTCACTGCGCTGATCATCTTGGTCATCGTGTTTGTGGTGAAAGAATTGAATGAACGTTACAAAACCAAGCTCCCAGCACCTATCCCCATTGAACTCATtgtg ACTGTCATCGCAACTGGGCTATCCTATGGTTGTGATTTCAAAGGGAAATTCCAGGTAGACACTGTTGGAAAGCTTGAAAGGGG GTTTCAGGCTCCTTTTTCACCAGATATAAGTATCTTTGAAAGCTGTGTGGGTGACGGTTTCGCTATTGCGATTGTTGGCTTTGCTGTGGCCTTTTCAGTGGCGAAGGTATATTCCATAAAGCATGATTACCCCATTGATGCTAACCAG GAATTAATCGCCTTTGGAATAGGCAATGTCTTTGGCGGTGCGTTCAAAGGATTTGCCGCAAGCACTTCGCTGTCCAGGTCGGGGGTCCAGGAAAGCACAGGAGGCAAAACACAG ATTGCTGGACTCCTCTCAGCTGTCATTGTCTTGATTGTCATCTTGGCCATAGGTCATCTTTTGGAACCATTGCAGAAG TCAGTCCTCGCAGCTTTGGCTCTGGGCAATTTAAAGGGAATGCTGATGCAGTTCAAGGAGATCAAGATTTTGTGGGGCAAGGACAAATACGACTGC CTTATCTGGATCGTGAGCTTCCTTGCTGGCATCTTACTGGGTCTGGATCTTGGGTTGGCAGCTGGAGTAGGATTCGAACTCCTCACTGTTATATTCCGTGCACAATT TCCAAAATGCACAGTTTTGGCAAATGTTGGAAGAAGTGACATCTACAGAAACAGGAAGGATTATAGAGAT ATATATGAGCCAGAGGGAGTGAAAATTTTCAGGTGCCCATCCCCAATCTTCTTTGCTAATATTGAATTCTTCAAGGACAAATTGACTGCAGCG GTTGGGTTTAAGCCACTGAGGGTGCTACGCAAGCGCAACAAAGCTCTGAGGAAAATCAGGAGGATGCTGAAGAAAGGAGAGCTTCAAGTCACACCT AAAGGCTTGATTTGCACTGTTAATGGCATAAGCGACTCCGACGAAGAGCTGGACAACAACAGCATTGAAGAACTGGACCAGCCCACAGATACCAGAGACTTGCCAGTTCAGATAGACTGGAACTCAGACCTTCCTCCCAACATCATAGTTCCGAAAATCGACACACACAGCGTCATCCTAGATTTTTCGGCAGTGTCGTTTCTTGACGTTTCTGCTTTGAGAGTCCTTGGAGAG ACTTTGAAAGAATTTGTCCGGATTGATGTGGATGTGTATATTGTGGGAGCACATG atGGCGTTCTGGATAAACTGGAAAGATGTGGATTTTTTGATGAGGAAATTAAGCCGTCCATGTTTTTCCTCACCATCCATGATGCAGTTTTATATATATTGCTAAAAAAGGACCTTGAGCTCAGCGCACCAAAGTACAAACCCAATATG GAAAAAGAAGGCAAGGATCATTATATAATCAATACAAATGGACTACGCAGTCGGGAGCTCATG GCACCATCAGAAACAAAATTCTAA
- the CBLL1 gene encoding E3 ubiquitin-protein ligase Hakai isoform X2: protein MNRLPSKAGEEEEFDYNEEERYECKGGDVFSNQRRFPGHLFWDFKINLLGEKDDTPVHFCDKCGLPIKMYGRMIPCKHVFCYDCAILHEKKGDKMCPGCNESVQRIEQCVRGSLFMCSIVQGCKRTYLSQRDLQAHINHRHMRAGKPVARPPLEPVHPPIAPPPAEIPERFILPPDKHHLSHIPPKQHILMPPPLQHVSHEHYNQPHEDIRASPAEMSMAPPPPRSVSQDTFRISTRKHSNLITVPIQDDSNSGAREPPPPAPTPAHHHPEYQGQQVVSHPHHIMPPQQHYAPPPPPPPPISHPMQHPPQAGGTPHLVYSQAPPPPMTSAPPPITPPPGHIIAQLPPYMNHPPPGPPPPQHGGPPVNVNAPPPHHYNPNALPKFSEDQGTLSPPFTQPGGMSPGMWPAPRGPPPPPPPRMQGPPSQAQLSGPHHPDQGRYRPYYQ, encoded by the exons AAGAATTTGACTACAACGAAGAAGAACGATATGAATGCAAAGGTGGTGATGTGTTTAGTAATCAAAGAAGATTTCCTGGACACCTCTTCTGGGACTTCAAG ATAAATTTACTAGGAGAAAAGGATGATACTCCAGTCCATTTCTGTGACAAGTGTGGACTACCAATCAAAATGTATGGACGCATG ATACCCTGCAAGCATGTTTTCTGCTATGATTGTGCTATTTTACATGAGAAAAAAGGTGACAAGATGTGCCCAGG CTGTAATGAATCCGTGCAGCGAATTGAGCAGTGTGTCCGGGGGTCTCTCTTCATGTGTAGCATTGTGCAAGGTTGCAAGAGAACATACTTATCCCAGAGGGACTTGCAGGCTCACATCAACCACCGCCACATGAGAGCCGGCAAGCCAGTTGCGCGGCCCCCACTGGAACCTGTCCATCCTCCGatcgctcctcctcctgccgaaATCCCGGAGCGGTTCATCCTGCCTCCCGATAAGCATCACCTGAGCCACATCCCACCCAAGCAGCACATCCTGATGCCTCCCCCGTTGCAGCACGTCTCTCACGAGCATTACAACCAGCCTCACGAAGACATCCGTGCCTCCCCGGCGGAGATGTCCATGGCTCCCCCGCCCCCTCGCTCGGTCAGCCAAGATACTTTCCGCATCTCCACAAGGAAACACAGCAATCTTATCACGGTCCCTATCCAAGATGATTCAAATTCCGGCGCTCGAGAACCGCCGCCGCCGGCCCCGACACCTGCTCACCACCACCCCGAATACCAGGGCCAGCAAGTGGTGTCCCACCCCCACCATATCATGCCGCCTCAGCAGCATtacgcccctccccctccccctccgccaCCAATAAGCCACCCAATGCAACACCCTCCCCAGGCAGGAGGCACTCCCCACCTGGTGTATAGTCAAGCTCCGCCTCCTCCAATGACCTCTGCTCCCCCACCCATCACCCCTCCCCCTGGACACATCATTGCCCAGCTGCCACCATATATGAACCATCCTCCACCGGGACCGCCCCCTCCTCAGCACGGTGGCCCGCCTGTCAATGTAAacgctccccctccccatcactaCAACCCTAATGCTTTGCCAAAGTTCAGTGAAGACCAAGGAACTCTCAGCCCTCCGTTCACTCAGCCGGGGGGGATGAGTCCAGGCATGTGGCCAGCTCCAAgagggccgccgccgccgccgccgccgcggatGCAAGGCCCGCCTTCTCAAGCTCAGCTTTCTGGACCACACCATCCTGATCAAGGCAGATACAGGCCATACTATCAATGA